A genomic window from Variovorax paradoxus includes:
- a CDS encoding MSMEG_0568 family radical SAM protein → MTELQSFGLRLVDPSAGVASRRGGAGPSDHKAVTVDGHTIMVPVHTSTAWHSPFTAEAPDATGMSRVMRGSIPIASISFPKQPRFYAMQTFDGVPYSHIATLHGSDVLATTVLQTCIRYESRKKSCKFCAIGQSLAAGRTIARKTPEQLAEVARAAVLLDGVKHMVMTTGTPNATDRGAAVLCESAFAIKAAVDIPIQGQCEPPDDDQWFHRMKAAGIDTLGMHLEVVTPEVRERIMPGKASVPVSRYMSAFDAAVGVFGRGQVSTYILAGLGDTREAILDTCDQLLARGVYPFVVPFVPISGTPLEDHPAPTPEFMKSLLAPLGERVVAAGLRSADIKAGCGKCGACSSLSVYES, encoded by the coding sequence ATGACAGAGCTCCAGTCCTTCGGGTTGCGGCTGGTTGACCCTTCGGCCGGCGTCGCGAGCCGCCGCGGCGGCGCGGGCCCGTCGGACCACAAGGCCGTGACGGTCGACGGCCACACGATCATGGTGCCGGTCCACACCTCCACCGCCTGGCACTCGCCCTTCACCGCCGAGGCGCCCGATGCCACCGGCATGAGCCGCGTGATGCGCGGCAGCATCCCCATTGCGAGCATCAGCTTTCCGAAGCAGCCGCGCTTCTACGCGATGCAGACCTTCGACGGCGTGCCCTACTCGCACATCGCCACGCTGCACGGCAGCGACGTGCTGGCAACCACCGTGCTGCAGACCTGCATCCGCTACGAAAGCCGCAAGAAAAGCTGCAAGTTCTGCGCAATCGGCCAGTCGCTCGCGGCCGGCCGCACCATCGCGCGCAAGACGCCAGAGCAGCTTGCCGAGGTGGCGCGCGCCGCCGTGCTGCTCGACGGCGTGAAACACATGGTGATGACCACCGGCACGCCCAACGCCACCGACCGCGGCGCGGCCGTGCTGTGCGAGAGTGCCTTCGCCATCAAGGCCGCGGTCGACATTCCCATCCAGGGCCAGTGCGAGCCGCCCGACGACGACCAGTGGTTCCACCGCATGAAGGCCGCGGGCATCGACACGCTGGGCATGCACCTCGAAGTGGTCACGCCCGAGGTGCGCGAACGCATCATGCCGGGCAAGGCCAGCGTGCCCGTCTCGCGCTACATGAGCGCCTTCGACGCCGCCGTGGGCGTGTTCGGGCGCGGGCAGGTCAGCACCTACATCCTGGCCGGGCTGGGCGACACGCGCGAAGCCATCCTCGACACCTGCGACCAGCTGCTGGCGCGCGGCGTGTACCCCTTCGTCGTGCCCTTCGTGCCGATCAGCGGCACGCCGCTCGAGGACCATCCTGCGCCCACGCCGGAGTTCATGAAGTCGCTGCTCGCGCCGCTGGGCGAACGCGTGGTGGCGGCGGGCCTGCGCTCGGCCGACATCAAGGCCGGCTGCGGCAAGTGCGGCGCATGCTCGTCGTTATCGGTCTACGAAAGCTGA
- a CDS encoding MSMEG_0567/Sll0786 family nitrogen starvation N-acetyltransferase, producing the protein MLCIDDLCEMCERMGDHYAPVEYLVREAAQQWERDEAMALRRAVFCIEQGIFARDDRDAIDDHARLLAAMSCNGGMPEQVVGTVRIHRGEAEGEWWGSRLAVHPAFRSQGHLGATLIRLAVSRANALGCETFFAQVQMQNVPLFNKLGWTVLEETSVHGRPHARMQADLGRYPPCHDPVSGFVTRAKVLA; encoded by the coding sequence ATGCTGTGCATCGACGACCTCTGCGAGATGTGCGAACGGATGGGCGACCACTACGCGCCCGTCGAATACCTGGTGCGCGAAGCCGCCCAGCAGTGGGAGCGCGACGAGGCCATGGCGCTGCGCCGCGCGGTGTTCTGCATCGAGCAGGGCATCTTCGCGCGCGACGACCGCGATGCCATCGACGACCACGCGCGCCTGCTGGCGGCCATGTCGTGCAACGGCGGCATGCCCGAGCAGGTGGTGGGCACGGTGCGCATCCATCGCGGTGAAGCCGAAGGCGAATGGTGGGGCTCGCGGCTGGCGGTGCACCCCGCGTTCCGCAGCCAGGGGCATCTGGGCGCGACGCTGATACGGCTGGCCGTGTCACGCGCCAATGCACTGGGCTGCGAGACCTTTTTCGCGCAGGTGCAGATGCAGAACGTGCCGCTGTTCAACAAGCTTGGCTGGACGGTGCTCGAAGAAACGAGCGTGCATGGCCGCCCGCATGCGCGCATGCAGGCCGACCTCGGTCGCTACCCGCCCTGCCACGACCCC